A genomic window from Rhizobium sp. 007 includes:
- the flgK gene encoding flagellar hook-associated protein FlgK has translation MSLTSALNTAQGIFNNTGAQSSVVSNNIANAGNNDYVRRQAMLTTSLNGAQVVKINRAQEDALLRQYLKSNSQDSAQQTLLNGLEDIKSVIGGNDYETAPSTYLAVFRDKLSAFRAAPNSTIAGQGAITAAQDVVNSLNNATNAVQQVRMNADKSIANSVEELNELLAQFETANNAVKSATSSGADPSQALDQRDALLKQISGIVGVTTVARHNNDMVLYTSDGVTLFETIPRAVTFKPTQSYGASTDGNGVYIDGVALGKGSGGTTSAQGSLQALLQLRDEVAPTFQSQLDEIAKGLVALFSETNTAGTSTLPGLFTWTLPSGLPGGTPTTATIIDGIAGSITVNPAVVTSLGGDPMKLRDGSINGAAFNQNTAANGGYTAQLDKLYTAMGAKMDFDPGAGVIGFNSATGIDSNVSIMDFSSSSIGWFEQYRSDASGATENTAAALSRSDEAYSNETGVNLDEELTLLLDIEQSYKAATKILNAIDEMLKSLLDIAS, from the coding sequence ATGTCGCTCACTTCCGCACTTAATACGGCACAGGGCATATTCAACAATACAGGCGCTCAAAGCAGCGTCGTATCGAACAATATCGCCAATGCCGGCAATAACGATTATGTGCGTCGGCAGGCGATGCTCACCACCTCCTTGAACGGCGCGCAGGTGGTCAAGATCAACCGTGCGCAGGAGGATGCTCTCCTGCGCCAGTACCTGAAGAGCAATTCTCAAGACAGTGCCCAGCAGACCCTTTTGAACGGCTTGGAAGACATCAAGTCCGTCATCGGCGGCAACGATTACGAGACGGCGCCCTCCACCTACCTTGCGGTCTTTCGTGACAAGCTTAGCGCGTTCAGAGCCGCACCGAACAGCACGATCGCCGGCCAGGGCGCCATCACGGCGGCGCAGGACGTCGTGAACTCGCTCAACAATGCGACCAACGCTGTCCAGCAGGTGCGGATGAATGCGGACAAATCGATTGCAAATTCCGTAGAAGAGCTGAATGAGCTGCTGGCGCAATTCGAGACCGCAAACAACGCCGTCAAGTCTGCCACGTCTTCCGGTGCCGATCCGTCGCAAGCGCTCGACCAGCGCGATGCCTTGCTCAAGCAGATTTCGGGGATCGTGGGAGTCACGACCGTCGCCCGCCATAACAACGACATGGTGCTGTATACCTCGGACGGGGTGACGCTCTTCGAGACCATTCCGCGCGCGGTGACTTTCAAGCCGACCCAGAGCTACGGCGCCTCCACCGACGGCAACGGCGTTTACATCGATGGCGTGGCGCTCGGTAAGGGTTCAGGCGGCACGACGTCGGCGCAGGGCAGTCTCCAGGCGCTTCTCCAGCTTCGTGACGAAGTCGCGCCGACATTCCAATCCCAGCTCGACGAAATCGCCAAGGGTCTCGTTGCGTTATTTTCGGAAACGAACACGGCCGGAACCAGCACGCTGCCGGGTCTCTTTACCTGGACGTTGCCGAGCGGGCTTCCGGGCGGAACGCCGACGACGGCCACGATCATCGACGGCATTGCTGGTTCCATCACGGTCAATCCGGCAGTGGTGACCTCGCTGGGCGGCGATCCGATGAAGCTGCGCGACGGTTCGATCAACGGCGCCGCGTTCAATCAGAATACCGCTGCCAACGGCGGCTACACCGCGCAGCTCGACAAGCTCTACACGGCCATGGGCGCCAAGATGGATTTCGATCCGGGCGCCGGCGTAATCGGCTTCAACTCGGCAACGGGTATCGACTCGAACGTCAGCATCATGGATTTTTCGTCTAGCTCGATCGGCTGGTTCGAACAGTACCGCAGCGACGCGAGCGGTGCCACGGAGAACACGGCAGCAGCGCTTTCGCGATCCGACGAAGCCTATTCCAACGAGACCGGCGTCAACCTGGACGAAGAGCTGACGCTGCTTCTCGACATCGAACAATCCTACAAGGCGGCGACGAAGATTTTGAACGCCATCGATGAAATGTTGAAGTCATTGCTGGATATAGCGAGTTAA
- a CDS encoding flagellar hook protein FlgE, with product MSIFGSMKTAVSGMNAQANRLSTVADNIANANTTGYKAVSTAFSSLVLPSTAGNYNSGGVQTSIRQAVSDQGDISYTTSGYDLAISGDGFFIVQGADGTPVLTRAGDFTKDDEGNLVNSAGFTLMGYPYGSSAPAVVVNGFDGLVPINVLGDQKLEAVPTANGTWTGNLKPSSPIETTAADLPSANNATATSDTQKYSIVTYDKLGSKVMYDIYFTKVPVTTVAPLPPTGTAYEWEMAVFRNADKAATGTSSFPYSSAAVDVKRVYFDSSGQMLTDATHTSTTDIIDPVTGLTINMSLDLSQVGDSWSGTGNVDGQGANSPVDITIDADGVVYSKYDDGSTKPVFQIPLANVPSPDLLTLMSGNVYSANGRSGVTVTGFPQTSGFGKIQSGALEGSNVDMAGELTEMIESQRSYTANSKVFQTGSDLMDVLVNLKR from the coding sequence ATGAGCATTTTTGGCAGCATGAAGACGGCAGTGTCGGGGATGAACGCACAGGCAAACCGCCTGAGCACCGTTGCCGACAACATCGCGAATGCAAATACCACCGGCTACAAGGCTGTCTCGACGGCCTTCTCCTCTCTCGTCCTGCCGTCCACGGCAGGCAACTACAATTCCGGTGGTGTGCAGACGTCCATCCGTCAGGCTGTTTCCGACCAAGGCGACATCTCCTACACGACTTCGGGCTACGACCTCGCCATTTCCGGCGACGGCTTTTTCATCGTGCAGGGCGCCGACGGCACGCCGGTCCTGACCCGCGCCGGTGACTTCACGAAGGACGACGAAGGCAACCTCGTCAACTCGGCGGGCTTCACGCTGATGGGCTATCCTTATGGTTCGTCCGCTCCGGCCGTCGTCGTCAACGGCTTCGACGGCCTCGTTCCGATCAATGTCCTCGGCGACCAGAAACTGGAAGCCGTGCCGACAGCGAATGGTACGTGGACGGGCAACCTCAAGCCATCTTCGCCCATCGAAACCACTGCGGCAGACCTCCCGAGCGCAAACAACGCAACGGCCACATCCGATACGCAGAAATATTCGATCGTCACCTATGACAAGCTCGGCAGCAAGGTGATGTACGACATCTACTTCACAAAGGTCCCGGTAACGACCGTGGCGCCGCTGCCGCCGACTGGCACCGCCTACGAATGGGAAATGGCGGTATTCCGCAACGCCGACAAGGCCGCGACTGGCACGAGCTCCTTCCCGTACTCTTCCGCCGCCGTTGACGTGAAGCGGGTATATTTCGACAGCTCGGGGCAGATGCTGACGGATGCAACGCATACCAGCACCACGGACATCATCGATCCAGTGACGGGTCTCACCATCAATATGAGCCTCGATCTCTCGCAGGTCGGCGACAGTTGGTCCGGCACCGGTAACGTCGATGGACAGGGCGCAAACTCGCCGGTCGATATCACCATCGACGCCGATGGTGTGGTGTATTCGAAATACGACGACGGCAGCACCAAGCCCGTCTTCCAGATCCCGCTCGCAAACGTGCCGAGCCCCGATCTGCTGACGCTGATGTCCGGCAACGTCTACTCAGCGAACGGCAGGTCCGGCGTCACCGTCACCGGCTTCCCGCAGACGAGTGGCTTCGGCAAGATCCAATCGGGCGCGCTTGAAGGCTCGAACGTCGATATGGCGGGCGAGCTCACGGAAATGATCGAGTCGCAGCGCAGCTATACGGCAAACTCGAAAGTGTTCCAGACGGGTTCGGACTTGATGGACGTCCTCGTCAATCTCAAGAGATAA